In Topomyia yanbarensis strain Yona2022 chromosome 2, ASM3024719v1, whole genome shotgun sequence, one DNA window encodes the following:
- the LOC131680913 gene encoding uncharacterized protein LOC131680913, which yields MSTERRIKSLKLRQRSIQTSFDLIKAFVNSYEDDTDASQVPVRLEHLVSLWSDFNKVQTELESLDEVGIEQQFKYRTSFESSYYKVKGFLLTINKTPVTPCVASSSPYAGHFPPSASHVRLPDVKLPVFNGNLDNWLNFHDLYLSLVHSSAELSNIQKFYYLRSSLTGDALKLVQTIPISANNYAVAWNMLVDHYQNPARLKQTYVDALFDFATIKRESASDLHSLVEKFEANVKVLQQLGEQTQYWDIILIRMLSIRLDSTTRRDWEEYASTKDTISFNDLTAFIQRRVTVLQNIHPKAVEAPAVTSNVKRPNFRPVASNGASQFNPRKCVMCSEHHPLYQCSTFSKMPLEDKEREVRRHQLCRNCLRRGHLAKDCSSSSTCRKCQGHHHTQLCASGVNHEKSIDSSASKQSSSQLPEQQSAPSISATVVERVNYSTSSHGRQCVLLATAVIILVDDNGNQHTARALLDSGSECCFISEALAQTLKVQRKKISLPIAGIGQSSTQARQKFATTVRSRISNYTANLEFLVLPRLTVDLPTASVDITSWRIPPEIQLADPSFCKANPVDLILGVEVFFDLFKVSGRIPLGDSMPVLVNSVLGWIVAGKTTHCKPITPVVANVATISDIHKLMEKFWTLEEGHSSPCYSVEEAECEEHFRQTVSRAPEGRYIVRLPLKRDTLANLSDNRGTAIRRFHLLERRLARNEELSQRYSEFMDEYYTLGHMERVDNPQAITKPCFHLPHHAVVRESSSTTKVRVVFDASCKSTSGPSLNDALMIGPIVQDELRSIIMRSRKHSVMLIADIKQMYRQILLHEQDTPLQRIVWRNSTDAPIDTFELKTVTYGTASAPFLATRVLKQLAEDERTNFPEATAVLEKDFYVDDLFTGARNINEATTLRKHLEILLAKGGFELRKWASNEEAVLEGIPNENRALQPSVDFHRDQCIKTLGLHWEPASDVLRYRIQLPSSDTITSLTKRIALSQIAQLFDPLGLVGPVVTTAKLYMQALWTMKDENGHSWGWDQVLPKAMIERWIAYQSQLPLLNKLSIERCVLCPNPTTIQLHLFSDASERAYGACVYVRSTNSAGTVKVALLTTKSKVAPLKQQTIPRLELCGALLAAQLYERVVESLQLPVQTFFWVDSTTVLSWLKSPPTTWTTFVANRVSKIQQATVNCTWRHVAGKENPADHLPRGMTAETLLECVNWWQGTTWLHLDDNEWPIQCPFAIEDPEASIEARKVSCTVAPVEPEPSFIDQLVSRFSQYQRMLRIVAYCLRFPRNCQLAKENRPENTCVTVNETQEAETILIRLVQQQSFVEEWRLIEKSMPVSTKSRIKWFHPMLSSPERLMRIGGRINQSQQPYDAKHQIILPSSHHLSTLLVRSYHERHLHAASQLLVSILRLRYWIIGARNLARKIVHKCVVCVRARPKLIEQFMAELPAKRIIASRPFSATGVDYWGPILLQPPHRRAAARKAYVAVFICFCTKAVHLELVADLSTQKFIQALRRFVARRGLCSNLYSDNGRNFVGAANELKTLIRSKEHQQAIFQECNETGIKWHFNPPKASHFGGLWEAAIQSAQKHFVRVLGNRSLAHDDMETLLAQIESCLNSRPIVPLSDDPSDYNPLTPGHFLTGSALKAVPDVDLSTVPFNRLRQWQQTQKILQDVWRRWHTEYLSTLQARTKWCNPPVQLAKNQLVIIKEENLAPMRWPTARIHELHPGPDGITRVVTLQTPLGKFTRPVAKLCLLPVVSSDESKAAEADHLK from the coding sequence ATGTCTACGGAACGACGCATCAAATCGCTCAAACTACGGCAGCGTAGTATCCAGACGTCCTTCGATCTCATCAAGGCGTTCGTGAATTCTTACGAGGACGATACTGACGCCAGCCAAGTTCCGGTACGATTAGAGCATCTTGTATCGCTCTGGTCAGACTTCAACAAGGTACAAACGGAGCTTGAATCACTCGATGAAGTCGGTATTGAACAGCAGTTCAAGTATCGCACCAGCTTTGAATCGTCCTACTACAAAGTAAAGGGCTTTTTGCTCACCATTAATAAAACACCCGTTACACCATGCGTCGCTTCTAGTTCTCCTTATGCTGGTCATTTCCCTCCATCGGCATCGCACGTGCGCTTACCCGATGTAAAGCTCCCAGTGTTCAATGGAAACTTAGACAATTggctcaacttccacgatttgtATTTGTCACTTGTCCACTCATCGGCAGAACTATCGAACATACAAAAATTCTACTACTTGCGCTCGTCCCTGACTGGGGACGCTTTAAAATTGGTTCAAACAATACCCATTAGTGCCAATAATTATGCGGTAGCCTGGAACATGCTAGTGGACCACTACCAGAACCCAGCGAGGCTGAAGCAGACCTATGTGGATGCTCTGTTTGACTTTGCCACCATCAAGCGAGAATCTGCTTCGGACCTACATTCGCTCGTGGAGAAGTTTGAAGCCAACGTCAAGGTGTTGCAGCAGTTGGGCGAGCAAACGCAATATTGGGACATCATTCTTATTCGCATGCTCAGTATACGACTGGACTCAACAACACGGAGAGACTGGGAAGAATACGCGTCAACTAAGGACACAATATCATTCAACGACCTCACAGCTTTCATTCAGCGTCGCGTGACTGTGCTGCAAAATATTCACCCCAAAGCCGTCGAAGCACCGGCAGTAACTAGTAATGTGAAAAGGCCAAACTTTCGTCCAGTTGCTAGTAACGGAGCTAGTCAGTTTAATCCCCGAAAGTGTGTCATGTGCAGTGAGCATCACCCGTTATACCAGTGTTCAACATTCTCAAAGATGCCCTTAGAAGACAAGGAGAGGGAAGTACGTCGTCATCAGCTGTGTCGTAATTGTTTGCGTAGGGGACACTTAGCCAAAGATTGTTCGTCATCCAGTACGTGTCGCAAATGTCAAGGTCACCATCATACTCAATTGTGTGCTAGTGGGGTTAATCATGAGAAGTCAATCGATTCGTCTGCCTCCAAACAATCATCTTCGCAATTGCCCGAACAGCAATCAGCACCGTCAATATCAGCCACTGTCGTCGAACGTGTCAACTACTCGACATCGAGCCACGGGCGGCAATGCGTTCTTTTAGCTACTGCCGTCATTATCTTAGTAGACGACAACGGAAACCAGCACACTGCAAGGGCACTTTTAGACTCCGGTAGTGAGTGCTGCTTTATTAGTGAGGCTCTCGCCCAAACACTCAAAGTTCAGCGGAAAAAGATATCACTCCCGATCGCGGGAATCGGGCAATCATCCACTCAGGCCCGCCAGAAATTTGCAACAACAGTACGGTCACGCATCAGCAATTACACTGCTAATTTAGAGTTTCTAGTCCTCCCAAGGCTCACTGTAGACTTACCAACAGCTTCTGTTGACATCACATCTTGGCGAATCCCACCTGAAATTCAATTAGCAGATCCATCATTTTGTAAGGCCAATCCAGTCGACCTCATCCTAGGCGTCGAAGTCTTTTTTGATCTCTTCAAGGTGTCTGGCAGAATTCCATTAGGCGACTCGATGCCAGTGCTTGTAAACTCGGTACTTGGCTGGATAGTAGCGGGAAAGACCACGCACTGCAAGCCCATCACTCCCGTCGTGGCGAACGTAGCTACAATTTCTGATATACATAAATTGatggaaaaattttggacattGGAGGAAGGTCATTCGTCTCCCTGCTATTCGGTAGAAGAAGCGGAATGCGAGGAACATTTCCGTCAAACCGTCTCTCGTGCGCCAGAAGGACGGTACATCGTCAGACTCCCACTAAAACGGGACACACTAGCCAATTTAAGCGATAATCGCGGCACTGCTATCAGACGGTTCCATTTGTTAGAACGTCGGTTAGCACGTAACGAAGAGTTAAGTCAAAGGTATAGCGAATTTATGGACGAATACTATACTCTCGGACACATGGAACGTGTCGACAACCCGCAAGCAATAACTAAACCGTGTTTTCACCTCCCCCATCATGCCGTGGTACGTGAGAGCAGCTCAACAACAAAAGTGCGAGTCGTCTTCGACGCTTCGTGCAAGTCAACCAGTGGACCATCTTTAAATGACGCTCTGATGATAGGTCCAATTGTGCAAGATGAGTTAAGGTCCATCATCATGCGTTCTCGGAAGCATTCTGTAATGCTCATCGCAGACATTAAGCAAATGTATCGGCAAATTCTGCTGCACGAGCAGGACACTCCTCTGCAACGAATTGTTTGGCGAAATTCAACTGACGCACCCATCGACACATTTGAACTCAAAACCGTTACTTACGGAACGGCCAGCGCCCCTTTCTTAGCTACACGAGTGTTAAAACAACTAGCCGAAGACGAACGAACTAATTTCCCTGAAGCAACTGCTGTACTCGAAAAAGACTTTTACGTAGACGACTTGTTCACTGGCGCGCGAAACATTAATGAAGCTACAACACTACGGAAGCATCTAGAAATTCTCCTAGCGAAGGGCGGATTCGAGTTGCGTAAATGGGCATCGAACGAAGAAGCTGTTCTAGAAGGCATCCCGAATGAAAATCGCGCGCTCCAGCCATCCGTCGATTTCCATCGTGATCAATGCATCAAAACACTTGGCTTGCATTGGGAACCGGCTTCAGATGTACTGCGATACAGAATCCAACTACCCAGTTCAGATACAATCACCTCACTCACCAAACGAATTGCACTCTCACAAATTGCTCAACTATTCGACCCACTTGGATTGGTGGGTCCGGTTGTTACAACGGCTAAACTTTACATGCAAGCACTATGGACGATGAAGGACGAAAATGGACACTCCTGGGGATGGGATCAAGTACTCCCGAAAGCGATGATAGAACGTTGGATTGCCTACCAATCTCAACTTCCCCTTCTGAACAAGCTGAGCATCGAACGCTGCGTGCTGTGCCCAAATCCAACAACGATTCAACTACATTTGTTTTCTGATGCTTCGGAACGTGCCTACGGGGCATGTGTGTATGTACGGTCAACAAATTCAGCAGGCACCGTCAAGGTCGCCCTGCTAACAACTAAATCAAAGGTTGCACCACTCAAGCAACAAACCATCCCACGATTGGAACTGTGTGGGGCCTTACTAGCAGCACAACTTTATGAAAGGGTCGTCGAATCTCTACAACTACCAGTCCAAACATTCTTTTGGGTGGACTCAACTACGGTACTTAGCTGGCTCAAATCACCACCCACAACTTGGACCACCTTCGTAGCAAACCGTGTTTCCAAAATTCAACAAGCAACGGTGAATTGTACCTGGCGACACGTAGCAGGCAAGGAAAATCCTGCCGACCATCTACCACGAGGAATGACAGCAGAGACACTCCTAGAATGTGTCAACTGGTGGCAGGGAACAACCTGGTTGCACCTTGATGACAACGAATGGCCCATACAATGTCCATTTGCAATCGAGGATCCTGAAGCATCCATTGAGGCGCGCAAAGTAAGTTGCACAGTAGCACCGGTGGAACCCGAACCATCCTTCATCGACCAGCTCGTCAGTAGATTCTCCCAATATCAACGAATGCTGCGGATCGTCGCATATTGTCTTAGATTTCCTAGAAACTGCCAACTCGCAAAGGAAAATCGACCAGAGAACACCTGCGTTACTGTAAACGAAACACAAGAAGCAGAAACAATTTTAATTAGACTCGTTCAGCAGCAATCATTTGTGGAAGAATGGCGGTTAATCGAAAAATCAATGCCAGTTTCCACGAAATCACGAATCAAATGGTTTCATCCCATGCTATCATCCCCTGAGCGCCTGATGCGCATTGGAGGAAGGATAAATCAATCCCAGCAACCCTACGACGCGAAACATCAAATCATCCTACCGTCATCTCATCATTTGTCAACTCTACTGGTAAGAAGTTATCATGAGCGACACCTTCATGCCGCTTCCCAGCTGCTAGTCAGCATTCTACGTCTCCGGTATTGGATTATAGGAGCCAGGAACTTGGCACGCAAAATTGTCCACAAGTGTGTTGTTTGTGTCAGAGCTCGTCCAAAACTAATCGAACAGTTCATGGCTGAACTACCAGCGAAACGCATCATCGCCTCTCGACCGTTTTCAGCAACTGGTGTCGACTACTGGGGTCCTATACTGTTACAGCCACCTCACCGTCGAGCCGCTGCGCGGAAGGCCTACGTAGCCGTTTTTATATGTTTTTGCACAAAGGCTGTGCACCTGGAACTGGTGGCAGACCTCAGCACTCAAAAATTCATACAAGCACTTAGACGTTTCGTTGCTCGTCGTGGATTGTGTTCCAACCTATACAGCGACAATGGCAGAAATTTTGTTGGAGCTGCTAACGAACTAAAAACTCTCATTCGCAGCAAAGAACATCAGCAAGCAATTTTCCAGGAGTGCAACGAAACCGGAATCAAATGGCACTTTAACCCACCTAAAGCTTCACATTTTGGCGGCTTATGGGAGGCTGCCATTCAATCGGCACAGAAACATTTTGTTCGAGTTTTGGGAAACCGTTCACTAGCTCATGACGACATGGAAACACTATTAGCGCAAATTGAATCCTGCCTCAATTCGAGACCAATCGTGCCTCTCAGTGACGATCCTTCGGACTACAACCCACTAACACCAGGACACTTCTTGACGGGGTCAGCATTGAAGGCCGTTCCTGATGTCGATCTGTCCACTGTGCCTTTCAATCGCCTAAGACAGTGGCAGCAGACTCAAAAAATCCTGCAGGATGTATGGAGAAGATGGCACACCGAGTATCTCTCAACTCTTCAGGCGAGAACGAAGTGGTGCAATCCACCAGTACAGCTCGCCAAAAACCAGCTTGTTATTATCAAGGAGGAAAACTTGGCTCCCATGCGATGGCCAACTGCTAGGATTCACGAACTGCATCCTGGTCCGGATGGCATCACCAGAGTAGTTACACTACAAACACCACTAGGGAAATTTACTCGTCCTGTTGCGAAGCTTTGTTTACTTCCCGTCGTGTCATCTGATGAATCAAAGGCAGCAGAAGCGGATCACCTGAAATAA